The Pseudomonadota bacterium genome has a window encoding:
- a CDS encoding mechanosensitive ion channel, with protein sequence MEQIVGKLQEWAVLYGLKVILAIVILALGRIIAGSVRSMLKKLLRKHKVEETVVSFVSSLAYVSLLTFVVVAALGKLGIQTTSFIAILGAAGLAIALSLQGSLSNFAAGVLMIILKPFKVGDYIEAGGTSGTVEIIGVFSTELKSPDNKKIIVPNSKAIGDNIINHTAKAQRRVDIVVGVSYSDDLDKVRKVLQQIIEEDNRFLKDPAPAIVVLALADSSINFGVRAWVNTADYWNTFFATQEKIKKRFDTEGITIPFQQQDIHIHKTE encoded by the coding sequence ATGGAACAGATTGTCGGCAAATTACAGGAATGGGCAGTTCTGTATGGCCTGAAAGTAATTTTAGCGATTGTTATTCTGGCCTTGGGTCGTATCATTGCCGGTTCAGTAAGGTCTATGCTGAAAAAACTTCTTCGTAAACATAAAGTGGAAGAAACTGTTGTTTCATTTGTTTCCAGTCTGGCTTATGTTTCCTTGCTGACCTTTGTTGTGGTGGCAGCTCTTGGCAAGCTTGGCATCCAGACAACTTCTTTTATCGCCATACTTGGTGCAGCCGGTTTAGCCATTGCGCTGTCTCTTCAAGGTTCATTGTCCAATTTTGCAGCTGGCGTACTTATGATCATTTTAAAGCCCTTCAAAGTAGGAGATTATATCGAGGCGGGAGGAACTTCTGGTACCGTAGAAATTATCGGAGTTTTTTCAACCGAGCTTAAGTCTCCGGATAATAAAAAGATCATAGTGCCAAACTCAAAGGCGATAGGCGATAATATCATCAACCACACTGCAAAGGCACAGCGTCGTGTCGATATAGTAGTAGGGGTTAGCTATAGTGATGATTTGGATAAAGTTAGAAAGGTGCTGCAACAAATTATCGAAGAAGACAATAGATTTCTTAAAGACCCAGCACCGGCTATTGTTGTGTTGGCACTTGCCGACAGCAGTATTAATTTTGGAGTCAGAGCTTGGGTGAATACAGCAGATTACTGGAATACCTTTTTTGCTACACAGGAGAAAATCAAGAAACGTTTTGATACCGAAGGAATTACTATTCCATTCCAGCAGCAAGACATTCATATCCACAAAACGGAATAG
- the mocA gene encoding molybdenum cofactor cytidylyltransferase — MVSGIILASGFSKRMKKEKLLLPLSGIPMVEYIIRAAKASHLDEVILIYRNTGIKDIGIKYLDKIVYNDHADQGQSAAVKLGVSASHKETDAYMFLVGDQPFLRETIINILIDNFKKTPSNIVVPVYNGKKGSPVIFPARYKQELLALSGDTGGRIIIEEHKKKLNLVEIENTEAGIDIDTQNEYEKIIR; from the coding sequence ATGGTTTCAGGCATTATTCTGGCATCAGGGTTTTCAAAGCGGATGAAAAAAGAAAAACTGCTGTTGCCTTTATCAGGTATTCCTATGGTAGAATATATAATAAGAGCCGCGAAAGCATCTCATCTTGATGAAGTAATACTTATCTATAGAAATACGGGCATAAAAGATATTGGAATTAAATATCTGGATAAAATTGTATATAATGATCATGCTGACCAAGGGCAAAGCGCAGCAGTAAAACTTGGGGTCAGTGCATCGCATAAAGAAACGGATGCTTATATGTTTTTAGTAGGTGACCAGCCATTCTTAAGGGAAACAATAATTAATATCCTGATAGATAATTTTAAAAAAACCCCGAGTAATATTGTAGTTCCGGTTTATAACGGCAAAAAGGGAAGTCCGGTTATTTTTCCGGCAAGATATAAACAAGAACTTCTTGCTTTGTCTGGAGATACCGGTGGAAGAATTATAATTGAAGAGCACAAAAAAAAACTTAATCTGGTTGAAATCGAAAACACTGAAGCCGGAATTGATATTGATACCCAAAACGAATATGAAAAAATAATAAGATAA
- the yqeC gene encoding putative selenium-dependent hydroxylase accessory protein YqeC codes for MDILKALDIDLNERELICFVGGGGKTTTMFAIAQALKSLNKKVLVTTSTHIFYPDPVKEKYDNIIINNSEEIGIFNGIDKSTVTVFGSDVVDIANGRKLSGPNKEFIENLFKKLKFDYILVECDGSKRKPIKAPADYEPVVPNNATKTIGVIGLDAIGNPIDEEHVHRNELFCDVAKRSPGERLDEEAVVNLILSSAGLFKGVPNGSERYILLNKADDAQRRKYAKSISARLKEKKFLPKCIIAAMADNRLYT; via the coding sequence ATGGATATTCTTAAAGCGCTTGATATAGATCTAAATGAAAGAGAACTTATCTGCTTTGTGGGAGGAGGCGGGAAAACTACCACCATGTTTGCCATAGCACAAGCACTCAAATCCTTAAATAAAAAGGTGCTTGTCACCACTTCCACACATATTTTCTATCCCGACCCGGTAAAAGAAAAATACGATAACATAATAATAAATAATTCAGAAGAAATCGGTATTTTTAATGGTATTGATAAAAGTACAGTCACCGTTTTTGGCTCTGACGTTGTAGATATTGCCAATGGGAGAAAACTCTCAGGACCAAACAAAGAATTTATAGAAAATCTTTTCAAAAAATTAAAGTTTGATTACATACTGGTAGAATGTGATGGCTCCAAAAGAAAACCTATTAAAGCCCCTGCCGATTATGAACCTGTAGTGCCTAACAATGCTACAAAAACCATAGGCGTTATAGGTCTTGATGCAATAGGCAATCCAATTGATGAAGAACATGTGCATCGAAATGAGCTTTTTTGTGATGTAGCAAAACGATCTCCGGGAGAAAGACTTGACGAAGAAGCAGTGGTTAACCTGATATTATCTTCTGCCGGACTTTTCAAAGGAGTGCCTAATGGAAGCGAAAGGTATATTTTGTTAAATAAAGCAGATGATGCTCAAAGAAGAAAATATGCAAAAAGCATTTCAGCCAGGTTGAAAGAAAAGAAGTTTCTTCCTAAATGCATCATTGCGGCAATGGCTGATAACAGATTGTATACATAA